One genomic segment of Rivularia sp. PCC 7116 includes these proteins:
- a CDS encoding 5'-nucleotidase C-terminal domain-containing protein: MTDSIYLPRPRAAAGTYLRIVSINDVYKIENYPFVQTIIQSLKQTSEDSIVVSCLNGDFLSPCLLTSLDGGKAMLDVLKVMDIDYVCFGNHEFDVNIDLLQKRLKNCSTKFLNGNIINLPIVDAFGNPLAKYDIIEVGENKVAFAGFCTDNIDIFRPGTNLQIQPVFDALKEIWHECKNQADILIPLTHQNIVADRTLIEQIEQYDDLKGKIPVILGGHEHEVYIEEIAGSRIVKSGQDANNIIVVDIWWSIDGKVNSANYLLPASHVKPEPNVQRFVENKNNFLAKLLDVELFKVQETMSSARTRFQPEKVASILCSYIKKSLENNVDIVILQGGAIRGSRKYKKGTSFTYGDLLQELPFDTEIAVIQIPGEVLQDAIKLTRSTPESEAPRFLHADFDTVIEDYPSSQIVSINHTPFNPHTLYKVGIYQYLLTGLNDINPLLDYINADGKVPSLEQCIPAKNLIVEACMKDNWRNLINVQELKNNNGEFSQTELEQGIKKVFDFLDCNGDGYISPFELRRALIQKTGNPNNCLIDMMFQSIDINDDGMISMEELISLVV, encoded by the coding sequence ATGACTGATTCTATATACTTACCAAGACCTCGCGCTGCTGCTGGCACTTATTTGAGAATTGTGTCTATCAATGATGTTTATAAGATTGAAAATTATCCTTTTGTCCAAACAATAATTCAATCACTTAAACAGACATCAGAAGATAGCATAGTAGTTTCTTGTCTGAATGGTGATTTTCTTTCTCCTTGCTTGCTAACGTCTTTAGATGGTGGAAAAGCAATGTTAGATGTACTCAAAGTTATGGACATTGATTATGTTTGCTTTGGTAACCACGAATTTGATGTAAATATAGATTTACTTCAAAAACGTTTAAAAAACTGCTCTACTAAATTTTTAAACGGTAATATTATCAATTTACCAATTGTTGATGCTTTTGGTAACCCTTTAGCTAAATATGACATTATAGAAGTCGGAGAGAATAAAGTCGCATTTGCCGGATTTTGCACCGATAATATTGATATTTTTAGACCTGGTACAAATTTACAGATTCAGCCTGTTTTTGATGCTTTAAAAGAAATTTGGCATGAATGTAAAAATCAAGCAGATATACTTATTCCCTTAACTCATCAAAATATAGTGGCAGACAGAACATTAATCGAGCAAATAGAACAATATGATGATTTAAAAGGTAAAATTCCGGTAATACTTGGCGGACACGAACACGAAGTTTATATCGAAGAAATTGCTGGAAGTCGCATTGTCAAGTCTGGACAAGATGCCAATAATATTATAGTTGTAGATATCTGGTGGTCTATTGATGGTAAGGTAAATAGCGCGAATTATCTATTACCAGCTAGTCACGTCAAGCCAGAGCCAAATGTACAAAGATTCGTAGAAAATAAAAATAATTTTCTAGCTAAACTGTTGGATGTAGAACTATTTAAAGTTCAAGAAACGATGTCATCCGCAAGAACCAGATTCCAGCCAGAAAAAGTTGCTTCGATTCTATGTTCTTATATCAAGAAAAGCTTAGAAAATAATGTCGATATTGTAATTCTTCAAGGAGGAGCTATCAGAGGTAGTCGTAAATATAAAAAAGGTACATCCTTTACCTACGGCGATTTATTGCAGGAACTACCTTTCGATACAGAAATCGCAGTTATCCAAATACCCGGAGAAGTTTTACAAGATGCTATCAAATTAACGCGCAGCACGCCAGAATCGGAAGCACCAAGATTTTTACACGCAGATTTTGATACAGTTATTGAGGATTATCCTAGTTCGCAAATTGTCAGCATTAACCACACACCTTTCAATCCGCATACATTATACAAGGTGGGCATTTATCAATATTTGCTGACTGGCTTAAACGATATTAATCCATTACTAGACTATATTAATGCTGATGGTAAAGTTCCTTCTTTAGAACAATGTATTCCAGCTAAAAATTTGATTGTAGAAGCTTGTATGAAAGATAACTGGAGAAACTTAATAAACGTTCAAGAATTAAAAAATAATAATGGAGAATTTTCTCAAACAGAATTAGAGCAAGGCATAAAAAAGGTATTTGATTTCTTAGATTGCAATGGTGATGGATATATTTCGCCTTTTGAATTACGTAGAGCTTTGATACAGAAAACGGGGAATCCAAATAATTGCTTGATTGATATGATGTTTCAATCGATTGATATTAATGATGATGGTATGATTTCTATGGAGGAATTAATATCTTTAGTAGTGTAA
- a CDS encoding DOPA 4,5-dioxygenase family protein, with protein MEFQDISLVKGYHAHVYFDDSSCEQAIALCEEAGKQFSVKVGRVHRKPVGPHPSWSCQLAFDVDESAILLSWLALNRRGLTILIHPLTGNDLKDHTDYASWMGNPQVLNLDALR; from the coding sequence ATGGAATTTCAAGATATTAGTTTGGTTAAAGGTTATCATGCTCATGTTTACTTCGATGACTCTAGCTGCGAACAAGCAATTGCTTTATGTGAAGAAGCCGGAAAGCAATTTTCAGTAAAAGTAGGGCGCGTACATCGTAAACCAGTGGGACCTCATCCTTCTTGGAGTTGCCAGCTTGCTTTTGATGTTGATGAATCTGCAATTTTACTATCTTGGTTAGCTCTAAATAGAAGAGGTTTAACAATTCTAATTCATCCACTTACCGGAAACGATTTAAAAGACCATACCGATTATGCTTCTTGGATGGGGAACCCACAAGTGTTGAACCTTGATGCGCTCAGGTAA